The following DNA comes from Fervidibacillus albus.
ACTTTAGCCAAACAAACTATGTGAAAAACTTTCCATATAATTCTTTGATGGCAGAACCGATTCGTCAGGAAGGGAAAATAATCGGATTTGCTATTTGTTTGCATCGGAATCCGTATCATTTTTCCTTCGAATCCTTTAAATTGTACCAATCGATTACCCATCATACATCCCTTGCTTTATCGAACACCCTTTTTCGGGAAGAGTTAGAACGACTCGTTATTACGGACTATTTGACGAAATTGTATAGTCGGAATTTTTTGGACGAACAATTGAAACAGTCGATGGAAAAGGATGATTGTGGAGCTTTTTTGCTCATCGATATCGATGATTTTAAATCGATCAATGATACATATGGACACCAAGTTGGGGATGAAGTGCTTATCCAAATCGCGAACATTATTTTAAAAACAATCGGACCAAGTGGAATCGGTGCAAGATGGGGTGGGGAAGAAATCGTCATTTATTTGCCAAACCAAAGTTTGGACTATGCTTTGAAATTAGCGGAGAATATTGTGTTTTTGACGAAAATGGAAACGAATCCGAAAGTGACGATATCCTGTGGTGTATCGTTTTGGACGAAGGAACGGGAGGATCACCCGTTGAAACTATTCAAACGGGCCGATGAAGCATTGTATATGGCGAAAAATCGAGGGAAAAACCGAGCGTTGGCTTACGGATGAGCCATTCACTCGGTCCTTTCTTTATCTTCAGTCGATGTATTGCAATAAGCATTCCGTAAATTGCATTAAATATTTTTGATCTGTCGCATCAAATCGATTCTTTTCTGGACTATCGATATCCAATACGCCGATCAGCTTCCCATTTTTAATCATCGGGACGACAATCTCCGACCGACTGTTTGCATCACAGGCAATGTGACCGGGGAAGGCGTGAACATCCGGAACGACGATCGTTTCCCTTTTTTCGGCGGCCGTACCGCACACTCCTTTTCCAAGCGGAATCCGTACGCAGGCGGGAAGACCTTGAAATGGACCTAGTACGAGTTGTTCATCTTCGAATAAATAAAATCCGACCCAATTTATCCGGTCTAAAAATTGGTTTAAAAGGGCACTAGCATTGCTTAAATTGGCGATTTTATTTGATTCACCTTCTACTAGCGATTTCAATTGCTTAATAACCATCGCATAATTTTCTTCTTTTGTACCTGTATACGAATGAACGTTGAACATGATATATCCTCCTTCCATCTTTCCGTTTCATTTTAGCAAAGGGATCGCCAACCTGTCGAACGATTGTCTTTTCAAAAATGTTGGAGTGAAAGATTAGGAAATGATGAAAAAAATGAAAAATATCTCTCAAAAATTCCCGTACTCATGGTATCATTAAAGCACTGGATAACATTTCAAACAACGATTAGGAAGCGGGTTTAGAAACAGGGGGCAAAGGCATGAAATACATTATCGGAATCATCTTGGGCGCAATTGTACTAATTTTGCTTAGCTTTTTTTTCAAACGGCGATTTTTTTCCGAAATCGATCGGTTGGAAGCGTGGAAAATCGAGGTTATGAATCGTCCGGTATTGGATGAAGTAACGAAAATTAAACAATTGAATATGTCGGGTGAAGCGGAACAATATTTTGAAAGCTGGAGAAAAACGTGGGATGCTGTCGTAACCATCGATTTACCGGAAGTGGAAGAGTTGTTGTTCGATGCGGAAGAATACGTTGATAAATTCCGGTTTAAAAAGGCGAAGGAAACGTTTGAGAAAATAGAAAATACGCTAAAACAAGCAGAAGTGAAAATTGATGAAATGGTGAATGAATTAAATAAAATTATTGAAAGTGAAGCGAAAAACCGACAAGATTTTCTCGATTTACAAAAACTTCATCAATTGTTGAAGAAAAATTTGCTCGCCCATCGCCACATGTTTGGCAATTCTGCCCGCCAGTTAGAACGATTGTTGAGCTTCGTGAACGACCAATTCGACCTGTACGAAAGGGAGACAGAACAAGGGAACTATTTGACAGCAAGGGAAATTATCCTCAGTACGAAGGATATGTTGCAAAACATCGAACATAAGATGGAGACGATTCCGCTGTTAATTAATGACTGTTATCAACATATTCCTTCCGAAGTAAAGGCAATTAAAGAGGGCATGGCCGAAATGGAAAAGGAAGGGTATTATTTAGAACATCTCGGCTTAGAAAGGGAATTGGCGAAGATCGAGGAACAATTAGCTTCGTATAAGGAATTAATCGAAAGGGCAGAAGTGGATGAATGTGTATCGGAAATCGAGGATATGAAGGATAGCTTAAACTTAATGTATGATTTGTTGGAAGCGGAAGTACATTCGAAACAATTTATTCAAAAAAATGAAAACCCGACTGTCCAACGAATCGATCAATTAATGGAAGAAACGCGGAATTTACAGGAAGAAGTCACCGATGTTAAATCCACGTATCATTTATCCGATGAAGACGAAAAAATGACGAAACAACTCGAAGAACGTTTAGAAACGATGAAAAAAACGATCACCATTTTGACAGGAGAAGATCAGCCGAAATCTGCCTACTCCGCCGTTAAGGAAAAATTAGAAGCAATGATGAATGAAGTGGAAGACATTGAAAAGCAACAACAAGCATTTAAAGAAAAGTTACAGACATTACGTAAAGATGAAATGGAAGCACGAGAAAAAATTAACGAATTGAAAAAGCTCGTACTTGAGACGAAACGGTATGTTTCAAGGAGCAATGTGCCCGGGATCCCGATGCGTATCGAAACGCTATTCCTAGAAGCGACGGAATCCGTTGACGACTGTTTTGTCCAGTTGGAGAAAAAGCCGCTCGTTATGCCCGCTGTTCAACAGGCGTTGGAAAAAGCAGAGCATGCGGTGTACGAACTCCATAAGCAAGTTGAGGAAATGGTTGACAACGTCTTTTACATAGAAAAAATTATCCAATACGGAAATCGGTATCGAAGACAAAATGAAAGTCTCAACGAAAAATTGAAGTTAGCTGAAGAAGCTTTCCGC
Coding sequences within:
- a CDS encoding GAF domain-containing protein — its product is MFNVHSYTGTKEENYAMVIKQLKSLVEGESNKIANLSNASALLNQFLDRINWVGFYLFEDEQLVLGPFQGLPACVRIPLGKGVCGTAAEKRETIVVPDVHAFPGHIACDANSRSEIVVPMIKNGKLIGVLDIDSPEKNRFDATDQKYLMQFTECLLQYID
- the ezrA gene encoding septation ring formation regulator EzrA translates to MKYIIGIILGAIVLILLSFFFKRRFFSEIDRLEAWKIEVMNRPVLDEVTKIKQLNMSGEAEQYFESWRKTWDAVVTIDLPEVEELLFDAEEYVDKFRFKKAKETFEKIENTLKQAEVKIDEMVNELNKIIESEAKNRQDFLDLQKLHQLLKKNLLAHRHMFGNSARQLERLLSFVNDQFDLYERETEQGNYLTAREIILSTKDMLQNIEHKMETIPLLINDCYQHIPSEVKAIKEGMAEMEKEGYYLEHLGLERELAKIEEQLASYKELIERAEVDECVSEIEDMKDSLNLMYDLLEAEVHSKQFIQKNENPTVQRIDQLMEETRNLQEEVTDVKSTYHLSDEDEKMTKQLEERLETMKKTITILTGEDQPKSAYSAVKEKLEAMMNEVEDIEKQQQAFKEKLQTLRKDEMEAREKINELKKLVLETKRYVSRSNVPGIPMRIETLFLEATESVDDCFVQLEKKPLVMPAVQQALEKAEHAVYELHKQVEEMVDNVFYIEKIIQYGNRYRRQNESLNEKLKLAEEAFRRFDYEQALEEAASAVESVEPGALKKIEKFINEEVDEFS